AAATGACCCTGAGAGAGAATTATAGCATAGTCTAGATATGATTAACTTGATTATAGGGTCTCTATATGTTGATATATATGCATCTGTATCGATGGATTTTTTTTatatgaataaaaaatatatcattcCAAGTTTAAATAGTTCTATCAAATTCATACATGAAGCAAGATTAGTAAAATAGGAAAATTAGGTGTCATGTCTAAATATAAATACATCATTCTTCATTATTTTTCTACCAGCTACATGAgcaaattagaaaaaataaaataaaaaatagcatACACCTCAGTTTTCCTACAATGTCATCATAGATAGTTTAATCATAAATTAAGCCTAGTTGCCTAGTCTAACaataaagagtttttttttttttgacaaataaaGTAATGTTATAATAAAAAAACATGtgccaaaaaaaaaagataaacaaCTTCTACGTCAATCTTCCTACAATGCCATTGTAGATAATTTTGCCATAAATTAAGCCTAGCTGCCTAGTCCAATAATAAAGAATTTTCTCTTGACAAATCAATTAATGTTATAATTGAATGCAATATATCAAACTATTTGTCAATGTGCTTTTGAGCTCTAGAAATTAGGaattttttttatacataaaacaaaataaaataatagaaaacatataataatatGTGCACATGTAGTCATTCCATACATAGAATGTTCcagttttgaaaaattaaaatatatttttatgaattcattAAAAATGGAGGACAATTGACAAAGTTAAAGGAAGACATGCGTGTTTGTTTGAGTGAGTCCAAACTTCAGTGGTTGTGTATCATGCTTAATTTGTGGATCTACACAAATCTCTAAATTTTAAAAGTCTTAACTAACTTTGATACCGGCACATGTCATGGTGCGTTGCCTCGCAAAAAAATGTAGTAAGAATTCAAGGTCCCTATCTATGGCGTCATGCGTATCCATGTAAACCCCAACTAGCTGTTGTaaactctttctttttcttttttctcattaaacaatttatttttcaattatctaCAATGCGATTGTAGATAATTTAGCCATAAATTAAGACTAGTTTCTTGGTTTGATAATAAAGAATTTTCTCTTGACAAATCAAGTGATGTTATAGTAGAATGCAACATATTAAACTATTTGTCAATGTGCTTTTGAGCTCTAGAAGTTGGAAATTTTTTATAtgcataaaacaaaataaaacaatagAACAAGTATAATAATATATACACACGTACTCATCTTGTACATatatagtgttttggttttgaaaatttaaaatatatttttatgaattctttgaaaatGAAGGACAATTGACCAAGTTTAAGGAAGACATGCATGTTTGTTTGAGTGAGTCTAAGATTCAAAATATTTCATtgtttaggatatatatataaaatttttagcACTAACATAGGGCCAATATAAGTGGGAAATAACTTTGGTAGTTGTCTATCATGTCATTTGTGGATCTTCACAAATCTCTAAATTCTAAAAGTGTAACTTCCTTGGATCTTTTATTTGATTAGTTGCACATGTTATGGTGCATTGCTTCGCAAAGCATGCGGTCAGCATTGCCATCCATGTGAGCCCCAACTAGGTGatgtaaactttttttttttttctttttttctcattgaaaatatattttatgtgaTCTTTTCATTAGAAGAAAGATGAAGGTAGAAACaaggtccttttttttttttccaaacccAACCTTAAATTTTTAAGTGGAACTCTTCTATTTAAGTCACTTGCTGATAACCAAACAAGTTTTAAGTTGGACCTTTCTTCAAATCGTATCCAACAATTACCAACAGAGATCAGTTTGAATCTACTTCTCTCCAACTAATTTAACAAGTATGGGTTTGGTGGCATGGCTCTGCTTCTCCGCACTCCTACAATGTGTATTAGTAGTGGGAAAGCAAACATATGTAGTGCACATGAATTATTATATGAAACCCTCATCCTATGCAACCCACAAAGACTGGTATGTTGCTAGCCTTGAGTCCCTCCCCTCCTCCTCCTCTACAAACTTTAGTCTCCTTTACATCTATGACACAGTCTACCACGGGTTTGCTGCCTCTCTTAACCCAGAGCAGGTCGAGGCCCTTCGCCGATCCAACTCAGTTTTGGGCGTCTATAAGGATCAAATTTACACTCTCCACACCACCCGTACACCCGACTTTCTTGGCCTCAATCACCTTAAACAGACCCCGATTGGTAAAACATTGATCCAAGCCTCCCAAAACGTCATTATTGGGGTCCTCGATACGGGAGTGTGGCCAGAGTCTAAGAGTTTTGATGACTCGGGCATGTCACCGATTCCAAATACGTGGGGTGGCAAGTGTGAGACTGGCTCCGATTTTAATAGCTCGTGCTGCAACAGGAAGCTCATTGGCGCTCGCGCCTTCTTCAAGTCATACGTGGAGGCCACGGGACAAACAAATATTAGCCTGACACCTCGAGATCAAGATGGCCATGGCACTCACACCTCAAGCACGGCGGCTGGGTCATGCGTTAGTAACGCTAGCCTCGATGGATATGCTACCGGGACAGCATGCGGAATGGGCCTAAAGACGCGAGTCGCGGTGTACAAGGTCTGTTGGGAACAAGGATGCTTCTCCGCGGACATACTTGCGGGCATAGAACGTGCCACAAAGGACGGTGTACACGTGCTTTCAATGTCATTGGGAGGTTCGCCTGACCCGTATTATGAAGACGTCATTGCTGTGGGGGCATTCAGGGCAATGGAGAAGGGAATTCTCGTCTCTTGCTCCGCTGGAAACAGCGGGCCTGCCGAAGCTTCGGTAGTCAACGTGGCACCGTGGATCTTGACTGTTGGAGCTGGAACTTTGGACCGGGATTTCCCGGCTCATGCCACGCTGGGAAACGGGAAACGAGTCGCAGGTGCATCCCTTTACAGCGGTCAAGGGATGGGCAAAACAGCAGCATCGCTGGTTTATGCAAATGGGAAAAATAAAACATCGAGCGGACTTTGCTTTCCTGGTTCGCTTGAAGGTAACGTGGTGGAGGGGAAGGTGGTGGTGTGCGATCGGGGAATCAGCGGACGCGCGAATAAAGGAGAGGTTGTGCGCGACGCAGGTGGGGTGGGGATGATATTAGCGAACACAGCCGAATTTGGGGAAGAGTTGGTGGCAGATCCTCACTTGTTGCCAGCCATGGCAACGGGGCAGAAGGCCAGTGATTTGATCAGAAGGTATGCCGAGTCCGATGAGAATGCTACGTGTTTGCTGAGCTTTGAAGGGACTGTGTTGGACGTGCGACCGGCGCCGGCTGTGGCCGCGTTCAGCTCCAGAGGACCCAATATTGTGAATCCACAGATATTGAAACCGGATTTGATTGCGCCTGGAGTAAATATTTTGGCAGCTTGGACCCAAGAAGCTGGGCCTACTGGTTTGGACAGCGATAAGAGGAGGACTGATTTCAACATCATTTCTGGTAAGCTAGCTTCCCTCACTACTTAATTTGATATAGAAAAAACTTTGACTTGTCGCAAGAAAAGGATTGCAAGACCAGATCACGAGTAATATGACATTATATGAtttgtttataaaatttattgaatgtaaaaaagtcaacaaaattcCAACAAATAATTGGATGTCATGTTGCTTGTGATTTAGTTCCGTGATGTTTTTCTTGTGATGATTAACAATACTCTTTGATATATTATTCATAGGCAAAAAAAGTATATAATTCTTCCTCTCATTTGGATTATGAATTTCGAACCTTCAATTTGAATTAggatgaatttgaataaatttaaatataattttatattatatattaattaaattcaatacaattttatttctaaaatctaaaaaaataaaataaaagtttgtCGCCAAATATGCCCAATAACTTTCCAAGAAGAAAACTTTGGATTATGAAGTCAAAAATTTAGTCGATATTCTAATAAATTTTGAGTTTTAAGTCAAAATTTTGGCTAGAACATATTTTATCCTCACAACTAGCAATAAGTCATATTTTGGTAATGAGTCAATGTTAGACACGCAGAAAATAAGTTCAATTAAGTTAGAGAAacagataaaaataaaatataaaaataaattacata
This region of Malania oleifera isolate guangnan ecotype guangnan chromosome 10, ASM2987363v1, whole genome shotgun sequence genomic DNA includes:
- the LOC131166782 gene encoding subtilisin-like protease SBT1.8, with product MGLVAWLCFSALLQCVLVVGKQTYVVHMNYYMKPSSYATHKDWYVASLESLPSSSSTNFSLLYIYDTVYHGFAASLNPEQVEALRRSNSVLGVYKDQIYTLHTTRTPDFLGLNHLKQTPIGKTLIQASQNVIIGVLDTGVWPESKSFDDSGMSPIPNTWGGKCETGSDFNSSCCNRKLIGARAFFKSYVEATGQTNISLTPRDQDGHGTHTSSTAAGSCVSNASLDGYATGTACGMGLKTRVAVYKVCWEQGCFSADILAGIERATKDGVHVLSMSLGGSPDPYYEDVIAVGAFRAMEKGILVSCSAGNSGPAEASVVNVAPWILTVGAGTLDRDFPAHATLGNGKRVAGASLYSGQGMGKTAASLVYANGKNKTSSGLCFPGSLEGNVVEGKVVVCDRGISGRANKGEVVRDAGGVGMILANTAEFGEELVADPHLLPAMATGQKASDLIRRYAESDENATCLLSFEGTVLDVRPAPAVAAFSSRGPNIVNPQILKPDLIAPGVNILAAWTQEAGPTGLDSDKRRTDFNIISGTSMSCPHISGLAAVVKAAHPEWSPSAIKSALMTTAYTLDNTNSPLLDLANNLTATPFDYGAGHVNIMKAISPGLIYNISTNDYITFLCSLNYNISVVKDIVMNPFVNCSEKYIDPGQLNYPSFSVMFNKNRTIQYSRVVTNVGPANSVYNVSVYGPPTVRVTVTPSVITFKNEGDESMYTVTFESMKDGNREERFAFGSITWSNEEYKATSQVAYSWA